A single window of Candidatus Zixiibacteriota bacterium DNA harbors:
- a CDS encoding CHC2 zinc finger domain-containing protein — protein sequence MEEVKEKVRESIDIVNVVSEYVDLNRNLKGLCPFHDEKTPSFSVNQKGQYFHCFGCGVGGDVFRFLELMERRPFKEVLCSLAAQVGIDIGVFSGSELMEMQRHRDRHELLTFATDYYHGRLTDTVRMYLSEGRGLTAETIGQFRLGWADGKLCEELKRRGSNYFELAIEIGLLRKSSGGHYTDFFQNRLIFPNWRRGQVVHMTGRVLGNTQPKYLHLPGPMTYLYNEDALHSEQVIVAEGAPDCISVSQAGYSAVGILGTGQFNADHAKKFRKCNRVIVCTDGDEAGRQAAKRIGSLMPEKAYVASLPEAKDLNDVLRETGTAGIAKLLDSARGFVDLEIDAIQCLPENAKVQAAKEILPLLVEMDDFDRDRYVSNLAKASKLPKSSINAGLKQSRKNDSRSQVESIPDAEAQPICSEDRERAQALLNDPDLLQRFLEATEKSGCVGEDDNKILVYLAMTSRLLDKPISLIVKGDSSGGKSFLVEKMSAFMPDAEKLAFSAITPRALYHRQNDLSHKILIVYERPGAEDSDYSIRTLQSEGKLTISMAVKDEKTGKFETIDKTVAGPVAYIETTTRSHLHPENETRSFEVFIDESEEQTDRIHEVQRARYRLKHTTQPPDLSVWTIAQQILKKRKVKIPFVDLITFPSTPIRARRDHQRFLTLIETSALLHQFQRGTQTVDGEEHILASEVDYAIAYGLASAVLGQTIKAISPKTESLLMKLKEKFGGEDGESFQRKEVYGLVNWNTKTVDRCLKEAAGQGCLDVLKGGQGKAYEYQFLKLPTVPEALLKHPQTLRDEYRQQTPLRSSSASESIPEKSNTIQCNAIEQLHHFPNKEAGI from the coding sequence TTGGAAGAAGTTAAGGAGAAGGTTAGAGAGTCCATCGACATCGTGAATGTGGTGTCGGAGTATGTTGACCTCAATCGCAATCTCAAAGGGCTATGCCCATTCCACGATGAGAAGACTCCGAGCTTCTCAGTCAATCAAAAGGGTCAGTACTTCCACTGTTTCGGCTGTGGTGTAGGTGGCGACGTGTTTCGATTCCTTGAGCTGATGGAACGCAGGCCCTTTAAGGAAGTTCTCTGCAGCCTCGCCGCACAGGTGGGGATTGACATCGGAGTCTTCAGTGGCTCCGAGCTAATGGAGATGCAAAGGCATCGAGACCGCCACGAGTTGCTAACGTTCGCGACAGACTACTATCACGGCAGGCTGACGGATACAGTGAGGATGTATCTCAGTGAGGGACGTGGTTTAACTGCCGAGACAATAGGTCAATTCAGACTGGGATGGGCCGACGGGAAGCTCTGCGAGGAATTGAAAAGACGCGGCTCGAATTACTTCGAATTGGCAATCGAGATTGGATTACTCAGGAAAAGCAGTGGCGGACACTACACGGACTTCTTTCAGAATCGGCTGATCTTCCCCAATTGGAGACGCGGGCAGGTAGTCCACATGACGGGCAGAGTCCTGGGAAACACGCAACCCAAGTATCTACACTTGCCGGGTCCCATGACCTACCTATACAACGAAGATGCGCTGCATTCAGAGCAGGTTATTGTCGCGGAGGGTGCGCCGGATTGCATTTCCGTCAGTCAGGCCGGGTATTCTGCAGTTGGCATTCTGGGCACTGGTCAATTCAATGCTGATCACGCGAAGAAATTCAGGAAATGCAACAGAGTAATCGTCTGCACTGACGGCGATGAAGCCGGGCGACAAGCAGCAAAGAGAATCGGCAGTTTGATGCCTGAGAAGGCGTATGTGGCCAGCTTGCCCGAGGCGAAAGACCTCAATGATGTTCTTCGTGAGACTGGAACCGCAGGGATAGCCAAACTCCTTGATTCCGCCAGAGGCTTTGTCGATCTGGAGATTGACGCGATCCAATGCCTGCCTGAGAACGCCAAGGTGCAGGCAGCAAAAGAGATACTTCCGCTCCTTGTGGAGATGGATGACTTCGATCGGGACCGATACGTGTCGAATCTCGCGAAAGCGAGCAAGTTGCCGAAGAGCTCGATTAATGCCGGCCTGAAGCAGTCGCGGAAGAACGACAGTCGCTCCCAAGTCGAGAGCATTCCGGATGCTGAGGCTCAACCGATTTGCTCCGAGGACCGAGAGCGTGCTCAAGCACTCCTAAACGATCCCGATCTGCTTCAGCGGTTCCTTGAAGCCACTGAGAAGTCTGGCTGCGTAGGGGAGGACGACAACAAGATTCTGGTCTATCTTGCAATGACCTCTCGACTTCTCGACAAGCCTATCAGTCTGATTGTCAAGGGAGACAGTTCGGGCGGGAAGAGTTTCCTAGTAGAGAAGATGTCTGCATTTATGCCAGATGCCGAGAAGTTGGCGTTTTCGGCGATCACGCCGAGGGCGCTTTACCACAGACAAAACGATCTCTCGCACAAGATCCTAATAGTCTATGAACGTCCCGGTGCGGAGGATAGTGACTATTCGATCAGGACCCTTCAATCGGAGGGGAAGCTGACCATCAGCATGGCAGTCAAAGACGAGAAAACTGGCAAGTTCGAAACAATAGACAAGACTGTTGCCGGTCCGGTTGCGTACATAGAAACCACAACCAGGTCGCATCTCCACCCCGAGAACGAGACTCGCAGTTTCGAGGTCTTCATCGATGAATCCGAAGAGCAAACGGACCGCATACATGAGGTTCAGCGGGCTCGATACAGGTTGAAACACACTACTCAGCCACCGGATCTATCCGTTTGGACAATCGCCCAGCAGATATTGAAGAAGCGGAAGGTGAAGATTCCCTTCGTTGACCTAATCACATTCCCAAGTACACCGATACGCGCGCGGAGAGATCATCAGCGATTCCTTACTCTTATCGAGACGAGTGCACTTCTTCACCAGTTTCAGCGCGGCACCCAGACAGTCGATGGAGAGGAACACATCCTGGCGAGCGAAGTGGACTACGCGATTGCATACGGGCTTGCTTCAGCAGTACTGGGCCAGACCATCAAAGCTATCTCACCCAAGACAGAGTCACTCCTGATGAAACTGAAGGAGAAGTTCGGCGGCGAGGACGGCGAGTCATTCCAGAGGAAGGAAGTATACGGACTGGTCAATTGGAACACCAAGACCGTGGATCGTTGTCTCAAGGAAGCTGCTGGGCAGGGTTGTCTCGATGTGTTGAAGGGAGGTCAGGGCAAGGCGTATGAATACCAGTTTCTCAAGTTGCCGACAGTCCCGGAAGCACTCCTTAAGCATCCGCAGACCCTGCGTGATGAGTACAGGCAGCAGACGCCTCTCCGCTCTTCCAGTGCTTCGGAATCGATTCCTGAGAAGTCTAACACTATTCAGTGCAATGCCATAGAGCAACTTCACCACTTCCCCAACAAGGAAGCTGGCATTTGA
- a CDS encoding helix-turn-helix transcriptional regulator yields MAIPTLAEKVRIKREELGMTQKDLAKKSNLTQATISRVESGEVTQLRSENLARLAKALGVTADFLAGSRARMDFSETLTADETAKVIFRGFENLSEDRKQQLREYVLYLLSLQKKDPAK; encoded by the coding sequence ATGGCGATTCCCACATTGGCCGAGAAGGTCAGGATAAAACGAGAGGAATTGGGAATGACTCAGAAGGATCTGGCCAAGAAATCAAACCTGACGCAGGCAACGATATCTCGTGTCGAGTCAGGTGAGGTCACCCAACTGCGATCGGAAAATCTAGCAAGACTCGCCAAGGCGCTCGGCGTGACCGCGGATTTCCTCGCAGGTAGCCGAGCGCGGATGGATTTCAGTGAAACGCTGACCGCAGACGAAACGGCGAAGGTCATTTTTCGCGGCTTTGAGAACCTCTCAGAAGATCGAAAGCAGCAACTGAGAGAATACGTCTTGTATTTGCTCTCGTTGCAGAAGAAGGACCCAGCAAAGTAG
- a CDS encoding helix-turn-helix transcriptional regulator, which translates to MSQINLIPLIFHMVMAIIRPSKKRVMWIGVSRNMQGCMSMTRKRIFSERVAGVKRRYRNRVLQCRLSAKVAKQKDLSRMTGIPCTTISAIESNKLFLSTPYALLIAEALDCKLDDLFEPWLGSKGKMP; encoded by the coding sequence ATGAGCCAAATCAACCTTATTCCCTTGATTTTCCATATGGTTATGGCTATCATTCGGCCGTCAAAAAAACGGGTCATGTGGATTGGCGTGTCCAGAAATATGCAAGGATGTATGTCGATGACACGAAAACGCATCTTCAGCGAGCGGGTGGCGGGGGTGAAGCGACGCTATCGGAATCGAGTCTTGCAATGTCGCCTCAGTGCCAAAGTTGCTAAGCAGAAGGATCTCTCAAGGATGACAGGCATCCCCTGTACGACTATCTCAGCCATAGAGAGCAATAAGCTGTTTCTGTCAACTCCTTACGCATTGCTTATCGCGGAAGCGTTGGACTGCAAGTTGGATGATCTCTTCGAACCGTGGCTGGGTTCAAAGGGCAAGATGCCGTGA